Genomic window (Pseudomonas sp. MM211):
ACTGCTGAAAGCAGTTCTGGCTCTACCCTCGGCAAACTGCTCAAAATGCTCGGCCCCGGCATCATCGCCGTACTTTCCTGGCTAGGTGCCGGCGACCTGATCACCTCTTCGGTGGCAGGTGCCAACTATGGCTACGCCATGATGTGGGTACTGGCCGTCTCCCTCCTCCTACGCTTCCTCATCGTCAACATCATGGCGCGCTTCCAGCTGTGCAATAACCAGGGGATGAGCATCCTTGGGGGTTATGCGCAACTGCACCCCGGCTTCGCCTGGTTCATGTTCGGTTACGCCCTGCTGATGGGCCACCTGACCAACGCCTACATGCTCAAGGGCGCCGGTGAAGCACTGGCCACCCTGATCGGCTGGAATGCACCACTGCTGTGCTCGGTTGCCGTCGCTATCGCGGTCTGGCTGCTGGTCGGGCGCAGTATCTACTCGCTGATCGAAGGGGTGATGAAGGGCCTGCTGTGCCTGATGACCCTGGCATTCATTGCCCTGGCACTGATGGCCGGCCCGGATTGGGGCGGCATCGCTGCCGGCACCATCGGCTTCAGCATTCCGCCGGATGAGGGCGTACACGGCGCGCTGATCGTCGCCGTATCGGTGATCGGCGCGGTAGCCGGCTCCATCGCCAACTTCGTACTGCCCTACGTGATGAAAGAGAAAGGCTGGACGGGCCCGGAACACAAGCGTATCCAGCGCAATGATCTGCTGTTCGCCGTGTTCGTCGGCATCATCATCAACCTGGCGATCTGGGTAGTGGGTGCGGAAATCCTGCGTCCGAACGGCCTGCAGGTCGAGACTCTGGGTGATCTGGGCACGGCCTTGCAGATGTTCTTCGGCCCAACCGGCTGGTATCTGTTCTTCGTCGGCGCATTCGCCACACTGTTCGCCAGCGTAGCCGGCAAGACCACTGCGTTCCCAATGCTGATCACCGATGCCCTGCACCACATCGTGCCCAAGCGTCGCGAGAAATATGGCAGCACGTTCCACAAAGACCCGCTGCACAAGTGGTTCCTGCTGTTCATATTGATCACCCCGCTGGTCTGGTCGCTGCCGGGCATGCCGGACTTCGTGACCCTGACCATTGCGGTCAACGCCTTGAACATCGTCGGTCTGCCAGTAATCTCCCTGGGCCTGCTGATCATGTCCAACCAGAAGAAGCTGCTCGGCAAGTACTGCAACAACTGGTTCGAGAACATCGCGCTCGGCGCTGCCACCATCCTGGCAGTCTGGGTTGCCATCCAGCTGGGTATGCAACTGCTGGCCTGATACAGGACTCCCTAGCAACTTGCCTTGAATGAAGCCAAGGCCCTGCAACGCGGCCAAGTCACCTCCACTATTGCCGAATGTGGACGTGCTTGAGCCGCGTTTTTTTATTCAGTCTGCAGCCAGGACAAGCCTCAGTAGCCGACGGTGAAGCGCTGACGCGAGTGCTTGGGCTGCTCCAGCTCATCGACCAGGGCGATGGCGAAGTCTTCCATGGAGATCGAGCTGTTGCCTTGTGCATCGACCAGCAGGCTGTCCTTGCCGACACGG
Coding sequences:
- a CDS encoding Nramp family divalent metal transporter codes for the protein MARTEVLDKTAESSSGSTLGKLLKMLGPGIIAVLSWLGAGDLITSSVAGANYGYAMMWVLAVSLLLRFLIVNIMARFQLCNNQGMSILGGYAQLHPGFAWFMFGYALLMGHLTNAYMLKGAGEALATLIGWNAPLLCSVAVAIAVWLLVGRSIYSLIEGVMKGLLCLMTLAFIALALMAGPDWGGIAAGTIGFSIPPDEGVHGALIVAVSVIGAVAGSIANFVLPYVMKEKGWTGPEHKRIQRNDLLFAVFVGIIINLAIWVVGAEILRPNGLQVETLGDLGTALQMFFGPTGWYLFFVGAFATLFASVAGKTTAFPMLITDALHHIVPKRREKYGSTFHKDPLHKWFLLFILITPLVWSLPGMPDFVTLTIAVNALNIVGLPVISLGLLIMSNQKKLLGKYCNNWFENIALGAATILAVWVAIQLGMQLLA